Proteins from a genomic interval of Symmachiella macrocystis:
- a CDS encoding sulfite exporter TauE/SafE family protein, with product METVILSLGFGLVIGLALGLTGGGGSIFAVPLLVYAMSVPPHEAVGISLAAVGATAAWGVIQHLRGGQVEVRTGLLFAVTGMLGAPLGTWLNSLMPEKLLMLLFAGLMLAIALRMWRRSTASNTETETTGCSPAADEESTNEATCRRDPQGQLQLTSRCAVLLIALGFATGILSGLFGVGGGFVIVPALVLFSGMPIHRAVATSLLVIALISASGIASNLIADRPLDFHIAALFTGGGIVGLSIGTQLGRRISGAVLQKGFSMAVVVVAVFVVTKSMF from the coding sequence ATGGAGACTGTCATTCTCAGCTTGGGCTTTGGTCTCGTCATTGGATTGGCTCTGGGGCTGACCGGTGGAGGCGGATCGATCTTCGCGGTGCCGTTGTTGGTGTATGCGATGTCCGTTCCGCCGCACGAAGCTGTGGGGATTTCGCTGGCAGCCGTCGGGGCGACAGCCGCCTGGGGTGTGATTCAACATCTACGTGGAGGTCAAGTCGAAGTCCGCACCGGGTTGCTCTTCGCCGTAACCGGAATGCTTGGTGCGCCGCTCGGCACCTGGCTGAATTCATTGATGCCGGAAAAGCTATTGATGCTGCTCTTTGCCGGTTTGATGTTGGCAATCGCGCTTCGCATGTGGCGCCGCTCTACAGCATCGAACACAGAAACCGAAACGACTGGCTGTTCCCCAGCCGCAGACGAGGAATCGACGAATGAGGCAACGTGTCGCCGCGATCCGCAGGGCCAACTTCAATTGACCTCGCGCTGCGCGGTGCTGTTGATCGCACTGGGGTTTGCCACAGGGATCTTATCGGGACTGTTCGGCGTCGGCGGGGGATTTGTGATCGTTCCAGCATTGGTGTTATTCAGCGGCATGCCCATCCATCGCGCCGTCGCCACCTCTTTACTGGTGATCGCCTTAATCAGTGCATCGGGAATTGCGTCCAACCTGATTGCTGATCGCCCCCTCGATTTCCACATCGCGGCGCTGTTCACCGGAGGAGGGATTGTCGGCTTGTCGATCGGCACCCAACTGGGCCGCCGGATTTCAGGAGCCGTCTTACAGAAGGGCTTTTCGATGGCCGTCGTGGTTGTGGCAGTCTTCGTAGTCACAAAAAGCATGTTTTAA
- a CDS encoding MBL fold metallo-hydrolase, producing the protein MYFQRYYLECLSHASYMVADEQTGVAAVIDPQRDIEIYIEDAKEHGFKIEHVILTHFHADFIAGHIELRNKCGAKIYLGSRAEAEFEFQRLGDGDAIEFGKVRLQALETPGHTPEGLSILVFDKSVDSEHPQSVLTGDTLFIGDVGRPDLLASIGVTADELADMLYDSLHNKLMKLPDATLVYPAHGAGSMCGKNLSDAASSTIGEQKQYNYALQPMTLEAFKELVTAEQPEAPDYFVHDAILNRQERPALDETMRDKLRPLDVDEVLSLQHSGTQIVDVRNALDFAGGHLQGALNIGLDGKYATWAGTILHKDHEIVVTAEPSQEQEAVMRLGRIGFDNVVGYLDNGLNALNDRPDLLQRTERITAQALAEQQSTGSHYFILDIRTPTEYQQGHIGGSYNIPLNHLEERLQTIPSDETVVIHCAGGYRSSIGASLLQKHGLENVLDLVGGFGAWKASQLPQVPATASTT; encoded by the coding sequence ATGTACTTCCAACGTTACTATCTAGAATGCTTGTCGCATGCCTCCTACATGGTGGCCGACGAACAAACGGGCGTCGCCGCGGTGATTGATCCGCAGCGGGACATTGAAATCTATATCGAGGATGCAAAAGAGCACGGATTCAAAATAGAGCATGTTATCCTCACGCATTTCCATGCCGACTTTATCGCCGGACACATCGAATTGCGAAACAAATGCGGAGCTAAGATCTATCTCGGCAGCCGCGCCGAGGCCGAATTTGAATTCCAAAGACTCGGTGACGGCGATGCGATTGAATTCGGCAAGGTACGGTTACAGGCGCTGGAAACACCGGGCCATACACCGGAAGGCCTTTCGATTCTGGTCTTCGACAAGAGCGTCGATAGCGAGCATCCGCAATCAGTTTTAACAGGCGACACCTTGTTCATCGGCGATGTCGGTCGCCCCGACTTGTTGGCATCGATCGGAGTCACGGCCGATGAATTGGCGGACATGCTCTACGATTCATTGCATAACAAATTGATGAAACTGCCCGACGCCACATTGGTTTATCCCGCGCACGGCGCCGGATCGATGTGCGGCAAGAATCTGAGCGACGCCGCCTCAAGCACGATTGGGGAACAGAAGCAATACAATTACGCGCTGCAGCCGATGACGCTGGAAGCGTTTAAGGAATTGGTCACCGCTGAACAGCCCGAAGCTCCTGATTACTTCGTGCACGATGCCATTTTGAACCGCCAAGAACGGCCGGCACTGGATGAAACCATGAGAGACAAGTTGCGTCCGCTGGATGTCGACGAAGTCTTGAGCCTCCAACACTCCGGCACACAAATTGTCGACGTCCGCAATGCATTGGATTTTGCCGGCGGACACCTGCAAGGAGCGTTGAATATCGGTTTGGACGGAAAATATGCCACGTGGGCCGGAACGATTTTACATAAAGACCATGAAATTGTGGTGACCGCCGAACCCAGCCAGGAGCAGGAAGCCGTCATGCGGTTGGGACGGATCGGCTTTGATAACGTTGTCGGTTATTTAGACAACGGTCTCAATGCCCTGAACGATCGCCCCGATCTGTTACAGCGAACTGAACGGATTACGGCACAGGCACTGGCCGAACAACAATCGACCGGTAGTCACTACTTCATCCTCGATATACGTACGCCGACGGAATATCAGCAGGGGCACATCGGGGGGAGCTACAACATACCGCTGAATCACCTGGAGGAACGACTGCAAACCATTCCCAGCGATGAAACCGTGGTGATCCATTGTGCGGGAGGCTATCGCTCATCTATTGGCGCCAGCTTATTACAAAAACATGGGTTGGAAAACGTCCTCGATTTAGTGGGCGGATTTGGAGCTTGGAAAGCGTCGCAATTGCCGCAAGTCCCCGCGACTGCTTCAACAACTTGA
- a CDS encoding rhodanese-like domain-containing protein has translation MATLNSISVQELAEIGDKSTVELIDVRTPAEYRETHSTIARNVPLDELDAEKLLADRNSSADQPLYVICNSGNRSRKACEKLINAGCTNVVNVQGGTQAWEQADLPVVRGKKTVSLERQVRIAAGSLVLLGSVLALTVHPYFAGLAAFVGAGLVFAGVTDTCGMAMLLAKMPWNRVSSEDQQCHVA, from the coding sequence ATGGCCACGCTGAATTCAATCTCAGTCCAAGAACTGGCAGAAATCGGAGACAAAAGTACGGTCGAATTGATCGATGTCCGTACTCCGGCGGAATATCGCGAAACACATTCGACCATCGCCCGCAACGTTCCTCTGGATGAGCTGGACGCGGAAAAACTGCTTGCCGACCGGAACAGTTCAGCGGATCAACCGCTGTATGTGATTTGCAATAGCGGCAATCGGTCGCGCAAGGCGTGCGAGAAACTGATCAATGCTGGTTGCACCAACGTGGTGAATGTGCAGGGCGGCACGCAGGCTTGGGAACAAGCCGATCTCCCGGTCGTCCGCGGCAAGAAGACAGTCTCACTGGAGCGGCAAGTCCGTATCGCCGCCGGTAGTTTGGTGTTACTGGGCAGCGTGTTGGCCTTGACGGTGCATCCCTATTTCGCCGGACTGGCGGCCTTTGTGGGAGCCGGCTTGGTGTTCGCCGGCGTGACTGATACCTGCGGAATGGCCATGCTGCTCGCCAAAATGCCTTGGAACCGTGTCAGCAGCGAGGATCAACAATGCCATGTTGCTTGA
- a CDS encoding ArsR/SmtB family transcription factor has protein sequence MNAKKPKTTIAPMEALKQAAECLKALAHPARLRMVQLLLEGRYTVGELAEDCDIPNNVASEHLRLMQRCGFLTSQREGRKVFYEVAEPHLADIMKCIESRFLAAS, from the coding sequence ATGAACGCAAAAAAACCAAAAACTACGATCGCCCCGATGGAGGCACTCAAACAAGCAGCTGAATGCCTCAAAGCGCTGGCCCACCCGGCCCGACTTCGCATGGTGCAGTTGTTGCTCGAGGGTCGGTATACCGTCGGGGAGTTGGCAGAAGACTGCGATATTCCTAACAACGTCGCGTCGGAACATCTCCGACTGATGCAGCGTTGTGGGTTTTTGACGAGTCAACGCGAAGGGCGCAAGGTGTTTTACGAAGTCGCTGAACCGCACTTGGCTGACATCATGAAGTGCATCGAAAGCCGGTTCCTGGCGGCCTCCTGA
- a CDS encoding protein kinase domain-containing protein: MNSDDSPTKDLKWLVLLDEFEEALRESQETAAFEADALRRFGPEQLQILLMLKELYETDLAGFISHRDATVALTNAQTNHKPAEAGTFPKQFGRFKILDKIGAGGNGIVLLAFDPQLNREVALKIPRTDASISDDMDRRFLREGRAAAALTHPNIIPVYEAGKIEEGRYILSAYCAGPNLAMWISRRCEQGLVNDPRQVAEWVAQLVEASEYAHRQGVVHRDLKPSNIMLEPDSSTPNSGEYAYLPRITDFGIAKFIAADSSVTQTGAILGTPQYMAPEQAAGRTKDVDESSDIYALGVVLYELLVGKPPILGETVLETLQKVVSEEPPSLRKQRPEIPRELAVICLKCLEKTPAQRYATAGDLAADLRRFLRGDPILARGQGTLRKTVHWVNRRKFSGVSVLMGAVAVAVLVFAVAWFVMPRGAVTVAAGNGTIPSDPQVLREDQYYSDVKRAGEIWADSYFRIKDQPNTSTAMQELLERHLPQDGQSDLRGFEWHYLWKLAHPQDYAPPPVLLTSFDAHAHEDDNLNNIYFIRFSPDSRSFATAGSDGLVHIWDAASGKCLQTLKGHSNEVNCVTFSADGSRVATASDDNTVIIWNAESGKEIGTFSGHSTMVVGVAFSPLTSDVVSADDDGILKVWNVDSFKERYSIQAHRGRIEAVEYSKDGRWLVTASRDSTAIVWDTTNYQSENTCRYGTSVRSAVFTHDSGHVAYCGDSGDVRFDRVENGNRWISLVGQQEDTAQAIRISPDDQSMASVGSNGPIYLWDLPTQSITHVIENAGVTFWGMDFSPDGRLFVAGDSAGRVRIWDISAGFHRTKLSAKPLGLQCMAISPDSRFLALGQHTGTRYPPQARGGWQIWDITAEIPRLVHEETGDSIYSLAFSPDGEHLALGGLAQDSGKGIVRIVDLQMFDQQSKFGIGDGVPLQLAFSADNRRLLVGSNEWEDDLNAISLWDLAASRRLDYKSLGHFSMHGENLQTPISSDGKWVATNSGPNLIVPLGRKGFLQTSRLNIPITATALGFSSNGRTIALGLKRGEIALWDYLNNQEIEILQGGFSTYRSVKFSPDGNSIVASASDDSAIRLWRMRHWEALLSLPIPGGRSSFQHLLFSPDGKTIIAAGWPGRVELWNHANWREVVRTEPSNIFLWRID; this comes from the coding sequence GTGAACTCTGATGATTCACCGACGAAGGATCTGAAATGGCTTGTTTTGCTCGACGAGTTTGAGGAGGCTCTGCGCGAGAGTCAGGAGACAGCGGCGTTTGAAGCGGACGCGCTGCGACGCTTCGGTCCGGAACAATTGCAAATTCTGTTGATGCTCAAAGAACTGTATGAGACGGATCTAGCCGGCTTCATCTCTCATCGTGACGCAACCGTCGCGCTGACAAATGCCCAGACAAATCACAAGCCCGCAGAAGCGGGGACGTTCCCCAAACAATTTGGCCGATTCAAAATACTGGACAAAATCGGCGCGGGGGGAAATGGGATTGTTCTTTTAGCGTTCGATCCGCAATTGAATCGGGAGGTAGCGCTCAAGATTCCACGTACGGATGCTTCTATTTCGGATGATATGGATCGTCGTTTTTTACGCGAAGGGCGAGCGGCGGCGGCGCTGACGCATCCGAATATCATTCCGGTCTACGAAGCCGGGAAAATTGAGGAAGGCCGTTATATTCTCTCCGCTTATTGCGCGGGTCCGAATTTAGCGATGTGGATTTCGCGACGTTGCGAACAAGGCTTGGTGAATGACCCCCGCCAGGTGGCCGAATGGGTCGCACAATTGGTGGAAGCGAGCGAATACGCCCACCGTCAGGGAGTCGTCCATCGCGACTTGAAGCCCAGCAATATCATGTTGGAACCAGATTCCTCTACGCCAAATTCCGGTGAATACGCATATCTTCCGCGCATTACGGATTTCGGTATCGCAAAATTTATCGCGGCCGACAGCAGTGTGACTCAAACCGGGGCGATTTTGGGAACGCCGCAATACATGGCGCCCGAACAAGCCGCCGGTCGGACGAAGGATGTCGATGAGTCCAGCGACATTTATGCGCTCGGTGTGGTCCTGTATGAACTGCTCGTGGGTAAGCCGCCAATTCTGGGAGAAACTGTCCTAGAGACATTGCAAAAGGTGGTTTCCGAGGAACCTCCGTCACTCCGCAAACAGCGGCCGGAGATTCCGCGGGAATTAGCGGTGATTTGTCTAAAATGTTTGGAGAAAACACCCGCGCAGCGCTACGCGACCGCGGGCGATTTGGCGGCGGATTTGCGGCGGTTTCTTCGCGGTGACCCGATTCTTGCCCGCGGCCAGGGAACGCTGCGTAAAACGGTGCATTGGGTGAACCGCAGGAAATTTTCGGGTGTGAGCGTCCTGATGGGGGCCGTTGCAGTTGCCGTATTGGTCTTCGCCGTCGCTTGGTTTGTGATGCCCCGCGGAGCGGTCACCGTTGCCGCTGGAAACGGTACAATCCCCAGTGACCCCCAAGTGTTGCGCGAAGACCAATACTACAGCGATGTCAAACGTGCCGGTGAAATATGGGCTGATAGTTACTTCCGTATCAAAGACCAACCGAACACATCCACAGCGATGCAAGAATTGCTGGAACGCCATTTGCCGCAGGATGGGCAAAGCGATCTGCGCGGATTCGAATGGCATTACCTGTGGAAACTTGCTCATCCTCAAGACTACGCGCCGCCGCCGGTCTTGCTCACTTCGTTCGACGCCCACGCCCACGAGGATGACAATCTCAACAACATTTACTTCATCCGGTTTTCGCCGGATAGCCGTTCGTTCGCAACGGCGGGCAGCGACGGCTTGGTCCATATCTGGGATGCGGCCAGCGGAAAATGCTTGCAAACTTTAAAGGGGCATTCGAATGAAGTGAACTGCGTAACGTTCTCAGCAGATGGTTCGCGAGTCGCAACGGCAAGCGACGACAATACGGTCATAATCTGGAACGCGGAATCGGGGAAGGAAATCGGCACATTTTCGGGGCATTCAACAATGGTTGTTGGGGTGGCGTTTTCGCCACTGACATCGGACGTTGTTTCGGCCGATGATGATGGAATCCTCAAGGTCTGGAATGTAGACAGTTTTAAGGAAAGGTATTCGATTCAGGCACACCGCGGACGGATCGAAGCGGTCGAGTACTCAAAAGATGGGAGGTGGTTGGTCACCGCTAGCCGCGACAGCACGGCAATCGTTTGGGACACGACAAACTATCAATCAGAGAACACTTGCCGTTATGGTACTTCAGTCCGTTCCGCCGTGTTTACACACGACTCCGGACATGTGGCCTATTGTGGCGACAGTGGCGATGTCAGATTTGATCGTGTCGAGAATGGAAATCGTTGGATTTCATTAGTGGGGCAGCAAGAGGATACAGCACAAGCCATCCGGATCTCGCCGGACGATCAATCAATGGCATCAGTGGGCAGCAATGGGCCGATTTACCTTTGGGATCTGCCAACGCAAAGTATCACCCACGTGATCGAGAATGCTGGCGTTACGTTTTGGGGAATGGACTTTTCCCCGGACGGCCGACTGTTTGTAGCGGGAGACAGTGCGGGCCGAGTGCGCATCTGGGACATTTCTGCCGGTTTTCATCGAACGAAACTTTCCGCTAAGCCGTTGGGTTTGCAGTGCATGGCGATCTCTCCGGATAGCCGGTTTTTAGCGCTCGGTCAGCATACCGGTACCAGGTACCCACCGCAGGCAAGGGGAGGGTGGCAAATTTGGGATATCACCGCAGAGATTCCACGTCTCGTCCATGAAGAAACGGGCGATTCGATTTACTCGCTGGCATTTTCGCCCGATGGCGAGCATCTGGCACTGGGAGGTCTGGCACAGGATTCCGGGAAGGGCATTGTCCGCATCGTCGATTTGCAGATGTTTGACCAACAGTCGAAGTTTGGGATCGGAGATGGCGTTCCTTTGCAATTGGCATTTTCCGCCGACAATCGGCGCTTGCTGGTCGGCAGCAACGAATGGGAAGACGATCTGAATGCCATTTCGCTGTGGGACTTGGCGGCGAGTCGACGACTCGATTACAAATCGCTAGGGCATTTTAGTATGCACGGTGAAAACTTGCAGACGCCTATTTCAAGTGACGGTAAATGGGTCGCGACCAATTCCGGCCCAAACCTGATTGTCCCTCTGGGGCGCAAAGGGTTTTTGCAGACCAGTCGCCTCAATATTCCGATAACTGCCACCGCATTGGGTTTTTCATCCAACGGCCGCACGATCGCGCTGGGTTTGAAGCGTGGCGAAATTGCACTTTGGGACTATTTGAACAATCAGGAAATCGAAATACTGCAAGGAGGCTTTTCCACATACCGATCTGTGAAGTTTTCACCGGACGGAAATTCAATTGTGGCCAGCGCATCGGACGATTCGGCGATCCGTCTATGGCGCATGCGTCATTGGGAGGCGCTGCTCTCACTGCCAATTCCGGGAGGACGAAGTAGTTTCCAACATCTGCTGTTTTCACCAGACGGCAAGACAATCATTGCTGCCGGGTGGCCTGGTCGGGTGGAACTGTGGAATCATGCCAATTGGCGGGAAGTTGTCCGCACGGAGCCGAGCAATATTTTTCTCTGGCGAATTGATTGA
- a CDS encoding FKBP-type peptidyl-prolyl cis-trans isomerase encodes MSFSFSKMKFPIAMGALLGVGAVAASTGLMQGSLQTARADTAATSAKAPSGESKAGEATNASEAGVDLKALSYIIGTNVAQGMQEQKLPLQADEFIAGFRNAMAGKASKYSDEEMAAVLTAFQKQQMEDLMAEHAKMSEAAKKKGEDFLAKNKSKEGVSETASGLQYRVIEAGDGQKPSESDRVKVHYRGTLMDGKEFDSSYKRGEPVEFNVGGVIPGWTEALQLMSKGAKWELYIPAELAYGPRGAGGAIGPNEVLVFEVELLDVMEQQPSKPLSVNLSEAQSATE; translated from the coding sequence ATGAGTTTCAGTTTTTCAAAAATGAAGTTCCCCATTGCCATGGGCGCCTTGCTGGGCGTGGGGGCAGTCGCTGCAAGTACCGGGTTGATGCAGGGGAGCTTGCAAACGGCGCGAGCGGATACTGCCGCCACATCGGCGAAAGCGCCTTCCGGCGAATCCAAAGCCGGTGAGGCAACGAACGCCTCAGAGGCGGGAGTCGATTTGAAGGCTCTCAGTTACATCATCGGTACGAATGTAGCGCAGGGCATGCAGGAACAAAAGCTTCCGTTGCAGGCGGACGAATTCATCGCCGGATTTCGCAATGCGATGGCTGGCAAGGCCTCGAAATATTCCGATGAGGAAATGGCAGCCGTACTGACGGCCTTTCAAAAACAGCAAATGGAAGACTTGATGGCCGAACATGCCAAGATGAGCGAAGCGGCGAAGAAAAAAGGAGAGGACTTCCTCGCGAAAAACAAGTCGAAAGAGGGCGTCTCCGAAACCGCGAGCGGGCTGCAATATCGCGTCATTGAAGCGGGTGACGGCCAAAAGCCCTCCGAGTCGGATCGCGTCAAAGTGCACTATCGCGGCACATTGATGGACGGCAAGGAATTTGACAGCTCTTACAAACGTGGTGAGCCGGTCGAGTTCAACGTCGGTGGCGTCATTCCTGGTTGGACGGAAGCTTTGCAGTTGATGTCCAAAGGGGCGAAATGGGAATTGTATATTCCTGCGGAATTGGCATACGGTCCTCGCGGAGCAGGCGGGGCGATTGGGCCCAACGAAGTGTTGGTGTTTGAAGTGGAATTGTTGGACGTCATGGAGCAACAACCGTCCAAACCGCTTTCGGTGAATCTGTCTGAGGCCCAATCGGCGACGGAGTGA
- the trxA gene encoding thioredoxin has translation MLNQGIQLYLAVAVSVGGLALWWSLQSPQRQRPQFTTMDTIIERERAELAQPAVINNPTRDVERQLRRAAAPQAAARQARVPHTRVPQAMVPHTAVPQAAAGQPVDVTDATFSSVVLDNDLPVLVDFGADWCGACRMIEPVIHELAGELGGQAVVAQVDVDDNPQIAARYGIKALPTLMVFKDGQPVEKVVGAARKAELRARVDSHTGPSKTLL, from the coding sequence ATGTTGAATCAAGGCATACAACTTTATCTGGCAGTCGCGGTTTCAGTGGGTGGGTTGGCGTTGTGGTGGTCACTGCAAAGCCCGCAACGGCAGCGACCGCAGTTCACGACGATGGACACCATCATTGAACGAGAGCGAGCCGAACTCGCTCAACCCGCCGTGATTAATAACCCCACCCGGGATGTCGAACGACAGTTGCGCCGCGCTGCAGCCCCGCAGGCAGCTGCTCGGCAAGCTCGGGTTCCGCATACGCGGGTTCCGCAAGCGATGGTCCCGCACACAGCAGTGCCTCAAGCCGCGGCCGGGCAGCCGGTGGATGTTACCGATGCGACATTCTCGTCGGTGGTGCTCGACAACGATCTGCCGGTGCTGGTCGATTTTGGAGCGGACTGGTGCGGAGCGTGTCGGATGATCGAACCGGTGATCCATGAACTAGCGGGTGAACTGGGCGGTCAAGCGGTGGTGGCACAGGTGGATGTGGATGACAATCCGCAAATCGCGGCCCGCTACGGCATTAAAGCCCTGCCGACGTTGATGGTCTTCAAGGACGGACAGCCGGTCGAAAAGGTTGTCGGAGCGGCCCGCAAAGCGGAGTTGCGTGCGAGAGTCGATTCTCACACTGGACCGAGCAAGACGTTGCTGTAA